The Altererythrobacter sp. Root672 genome includes a window with the following:
- a CDS encoding TetR/AcrR family transcriptional regulator — protein MARRKEKTLNRDDVLREAFVLLEERGLAGLSMRALAERLDVQAPALYWHFADKAELVSLMTRAIYDEARGAVTSGGTARDWLLAYGRALHHRLATQRDAARLCVNAAPIGVSSTDAASAIAQPLTARGMEREWALEAIASVTSLALGWASFEANGPMHDFLEGMIDLNRSFERGLQALVEGLIPNPAV, from the coding sequence ATGGCACGACGCAAGGAAAAGACGCTCAACCGAGACGACGTGCTCCGCGAAGCCTTCGTCTTGCTCGAGGAACGTGGCCTCGCCGGGCTGAGCATGCGCGCCTTGGCCGAACGGCTCGATGTGCAAGCCCCGGCGCTCTACTGGCATTTTGCTGACAAGGCCGAGTTGGTGAGCCTGATGACCCGCGCGATCTACGACGAAGCGCGCGGGGCGGTCACTTCAGGAGGGACAGCCCGTGATTGGCTGCTCGCCTACGGGCGCGCGCTGCATCACCGGCTTGCCACACAACGCGATGCGGCACGGCTGTGCGTAAACGCCGCACCGATCGGCGTGAGTTCAACCGACGCAGCGTCTGCCATTGCCCAACCGCTGACGGCCCGGGGAATGGAACGGGAGTGGGCACTTGAAGCCATCGCCTCGGTGACCTCATTGGCGCTCGGCTGGGCAAGCTTCGAGGCGAACGGGCCGATGCACGACTTCCTCGAAGGCATGATCGACCTCAACCGCAGCTTCGAACGCGGGCTTCAAGCGCTAGTCGAGGGCCTTATCCCGAACCCGGCGGTTTGA
- a CDS encoding YbaB/EbfC family nucleoid-associated protein, with protein sequence MKSMEEMMQAAQAAAETIQKQMGEAQAKLDSLEVEGVSGGGLVKIRCTAKGRLLGVSIDDSLIVPEDKQMLEDLVAAAFNDARTKADQAANAEMQRVQQGMGLPPGFNLPGLG encoded by the coding sequence ATGAAATCGATGGAAGAGATGATGCAGGCAGCGCAGGCCGCAGCCGAGACGATCCAGAAGCAGATGGGCGAGGCGCAGGCCAAGCTCGATTCGCTTGAGGTCGAAGGCGTCTCGGGCGGCGGCCTGGTCAAGATCCGCTGCACCGCCAAAGGTCGCTTGCTCGGTGTGTCGATCGACGACAGCCTGATCGTGCCCGAAGACAAGCAGATGCTCGAAGATCTGGTTGCGGCGGCCTTCAACGACGCCCGCACCAAGGCCGACCAAGCCGCCAATGCCGAAATGCAGCGGGTCCAGCAGGGCATGGGCCTGCCGCCTGGGTTCAATCTGCCGGGACTTGGCTGA
- a CDS encoding DNA polymerase III subunit gamma/tau, protein MSDRPEVPDEEEFLETPPSAAELEAAGQSSMFGAPADPPAAPPPPPAPPPQAPASTVEAAQPYRVLARKYRPQTFSELIGQEPMVRTLANAIERDRLAHAFLMTGVRGVGKTSTARLIAKALNCVGPDGQGGPTIDPCGKCEPCVAIAEGRHIDVIEMDAASHTGVDDVREIIEAVRYAAVSARYKIYIIDEVHMLSRNAFNALLKTLEEPPAHVKFLFATTEVDKLPVTVLSRTQRFDLRRIPTPMLQQHFASICRQEGVEAEAEALHMIASAAEGSVRDGLSILDQAIAHADLDTDGKVTAERVRDMLGLADKSARRRLFGALLEGDPQTMLAEVDRQYSLGVEPLALLRTLMDVVHRVAVTQVGGAGADAPTQEERQAIEEWADRLSAGQVHRLWQLLLKGHDEVRGAPDPLVSAQMALLRVLHAADMPDPGTLAKQLGELAASGVGTGGNGGSAPGTAPVAKVDWAELCETVDRAGMLRVAGVMRDWIRVIELAPGQLTFAPAPGFSDDPSPELRDALLKATGQRWLVERVEGEGTPTLREQAEAAKATEAERIRNTPLVEAAFAAFPDAEIVEEAEASGRAGGPGGEKNWSRA, encoded by the coding sequence ATGTCCGATCGACCAGAGGTGCCTGACGAGGAAGAATTCCTCGAGACCCCGCCGAGCGCAGCCGAACTGGAGGCCGCCGGCCAGTCTTCGATGTTCGGCGCTCCGGCCGATCCGCCGGCTGCACCGCCTCCTCCACCGGCTCCGCCGCCTCAGGCTCCCGCCTCAACCGTGGAAGCCGCGCAACCTTACCGCGTCCTCGCGCGCAAGTACCGGCCGCAGACCTTTTCCGAGCTCATCGGACAGGAACCGATGGTCCGCACGCTCGCCAACGCGATCGAGCGTGACCGGCTGGCCCATGCCTTCCTGATGACCGGCGTGCGCGGGGTCGGCAAGACCTCGACAGCGCGCCTGATCGCCAAGGCGCTCAACTGCGTCGGCCCCGACGGGCAGGGCGGTCCGACGATCGATCCGTGCGGCAAATGCGAGCCCTGCGTCGCCATAGCCGAGGGCCGCCACATCGACGTGATCGAGATGGACGCTGCCAGCCACACCGGCGTCGACGACGTGCGTGAGATCATCGAGGCGGTGCGTTACGCTGCGGTCAGCGCGCGCTACAAGATTTACATCATCGACGAAGTCCACATGCTGTCGCGCAATGCTTTCAATGCCTTGCTCAAGACACTTGAGGAACCGCCGGCGCATGTGAAGTTCCTGTTCGCCACCACCGAGGTCGACAAGCTGCCGGTCACGGTGCTCAGCCGTACCCAGCGGTTCGACTTGCGCCGCATTCCCACGCCGATGCTGCAGCAGCACTTCGCCAGCATCTGCCGCCAGGAAGGCGTCGAGGCGGAGGCGGAGGCGCTGCACATGATCGCCTCGGCTGCCGAGGGCTCGGTGCGCGACGGTTTGTCGATCCTCGACCAAGCCATCGCCCACGCCGACCTCGACACTGACGGCAAGGTCACCGCCGAGCGCGTGCGCGACATGCTCGGCCTGGCCGACAAGTCCGCCCGGCGGAGGCTGTTTGGCGCGCTGCTCGAAGGCGATCCCCAAACTATGCTGGCGGAAGTCGACCGCCAGTATTCGCTCGGCGTCGAGCCTCTCGCTTTGCTTCGTACGCTGATGGACGTTGTCCACCGTGTCGCCGTGACCCAGGTCGGTGGTGCGGGCGCCGATGCGCCGACGCAAGAGGAGCGGCAGGCGATCGAGGAATGGGCAGACCGCCTTTCGGCCGGTCAGGTTCACAGACTGTGGCAACTTCTTCTCAAGGGTCACGACGAAGTCCGCGGCGCACCTGACCCGCTGGTCTCGGCGCAGATGGCGCTGCTGCGTGTGCTCCACGCGGCCGACATGCCTGATCCGGGTACGCTTGCGAAACAGCTCGGAGAGTTGGCCGCTAGCGGAGTGGGGACTGGTGGTAACGGCGGTTCTGCCCCGGGGACGGCTCCCGTCGCGAAAGTCGACTGGGCCGAACTGTGCGAGACCGTCGACCGTGCTGGAATGCTCCGAGTAGCTGGCGTCATGCGTGACTGGATCCGCGTGATCGAACTCGCGCCGGGACAATTGACGTTCGCTCCTGCGCCGGGATTCTCGGACGATCCGAGCCCGGAGTTGCGCGATGCCTTGCTCAAGGCGACAGGCCAGCGCTGGCTGGTGGAACGCGTAGAGGGCGAGGGCACTCCGACCTTGCGCGAGCAGGCGGAAGCGGCGAAGGCGACAGAAGCCGAACGCATTCGGAATACCCCGCTCGTCGAGGCGGCGTTTGCGGCCTTTCCCGATGCGGAGATCGTCGAGGAGGCCGAAGCTAGCGGCCGAGCTGGCGGTCCCGGGGGCGAGAAGAATTGGAGCAGAGCATGA
- a CDS encoding ETC complex I subunit → MQARIYQRPKNAMQSGKALTSQWVLDFVPAEAKKPDPLMGWAGSGDTRQQLSLRFPNKEAAIAYAEKYGIDAKLHESPPRRLKLQAYADNFR, encoded by the coding sequence ATGCAGGCTCGTATCTACCAGCGCCCGAAGAACGCCATGCAGTCCGGCAAGGCGCTCACCAGTCAGTGGGTCCTCGACTTCGTTCCGGCGGAGGCGAAGAAGCCCGATCCCTTGATGGGCTGGGCCGGCAGCGGCGACACCCGCCAGCAGCTCTCGCTGCGCTTTCCGAACAAGGAAGCCGCGATCGCCTATGCCGAGAAGTACGGCATCGACGCCAAGCTCCACGAATCGCCGCCTCGGCGGCTCAAGCTTCAGGCTTACGCGGACAACTTCCGCTAA